A single region of the Hylaeus volcanicus isolate JK05 chromosome 5, UHH_iyHylVolc1.0_haploid, whole genome shotgun sequence genome encodes:
- the LOC128876722 gene encoding mucin-2, whose amino-acid sequence MTRRRVADLCGWLLLAGLVCCSSCQAVSSTIENKTGQSESKPRVFSPRMDYDEWTPLGRGDPLKNNPTFDYVPPVLDRVQYWLDSHTTEPSTKRDILVLGVTAKKTSPKIPEQFLKFVDGPKFTRSNQDVSFRNDYTGSTGAEPPKVLRTSNFRNGPIDYRNQNRIQSVPASYYPSLYYNQKSKPYTMMLPPPLVQKDKLVSFAEPTQQFSTQTEEGPVIQESQFYAIPSKNYNQHQPPPQTPAKSQNLSKPPNKGAMVSQIETIKSVYAPSSAQPTKSRYESITTPSVSFEKSNLIYQSTQTLSGGWPSNGPVSTPTTSDASQSGWRTPDYPRDQYEIDHHVAASSNHEVVVKQNANIIVDGDSNENEEVVMGQKEASSEKLAPTTANVRPPANSSLERVKENVDEESSEKMHIVVANSPASLDIESQKANKGPVAVVMPINYSEKKPNVSSSDSMQSTPSVPTNSTMEVEASSEKAPKAQPQPVRNSVTISPVFYEDPQSSAVSPNRMIPSHLQHPVSQPTGMPPLSRFPVNPMHAFGPPQAPLQSMMHSQSRPNHAMMHFLGSMRPNLGFRMPGPMSMFPPMAHIHAPPAKPMMNHMGAASMPMDQSHRPPQMQDFAMGFTNPPASSSLTIQAMGAEEHPFDHHRSRLPDTTTLITTPTPFLPTASPTENSPVVVDTKDTEVKNQSPLGSILTNEREESTRPPATTAPQVTTVPSLTTDPIFSHYKQPAKPLRGPMYLIIQGHSKVKTYKPTVTKHDLPTQKNEIVEGVTERQISKFEQFIKENTKNINVNNVNAEKKKAEEKARAEKLAQAHQDSLMSLVESGLGSFTVSPSSSATEEEHQANSVTTIEINGN is encoded by the exons ATGACACGGAGAAGAGTGGCGGATCTGTGCGGGTGGCTCCTTTTGGCGGGACTCGTCTGCTGCTCGTCTTGTCAAGCCGTGTCGTCTACGATTGAGAATAAGACTG GTCAAAGCGAAAGCAAACCCCGCGTGTTTTCGCCCCGAATGGACTACGACGAATGGACGCCTCTAGGTCGCGGAGATCCCCTGAAGAACAACCCCACCTTCGACTACGTCCCTCCCGTTCTCGATAGAGTGCAATACTGGCTAGACTCCCACACCACCGAGCCGTCTACCAAACGTGACATCCTAGTCCTTGGCGTCACCGCGAAGAAGACCAGTCCCAAGATACCAGAGCAATTCCTGAAGTTCGTCGATGGGCCAAAGTTCACCAGGTCGAACCAGGACGTTTCGTTCAGAAACGACTACACCGGCAGCACTGGCGCGGAACCTCCGAAAGTCTTGCGCACGTCCAACTTCCGCAACGGACCGATCGACTACAGGAACCAGAACAGGATACAGTCTGTGCCAGCTAGCTATTACCCTAGTCTGTATTACAACCAAAAGTCGAAGCCGTACACGATGATGCTGCCTCCGCCGTTGGTCCAGAAGGACAAGCTGGTTAGCTTCGCCGAGCCAACTCAGCAGTTCAGCACCCAAACGGAAGAAGGACCGGTGATTCAGGAGTCCCAATTCTACGCGATACCATCGAAGAACTATAATCAACACCAACCACCGCCTCAAACCCCCGCGAAGTCGCAGAACTTGTCCAAGCCACCCAACAAAGGCGCGATGGTCTCCCAAATCGAGACCATCAAGAGCGTCTACGCTCCCTCGTCAGCCCAGCCGACGAAGTCGAGATACGAGAGCATCACGACTCCGTCCGTCTCCTTCGAGAAGTCTAATTTGATTTACCAGTCCACCCAGACTCTCTCCGGTGGATGGCCTAGCAACGGTCCAGTGTCCACGCCAACCACTTCGGATGCGAGCCAATCCGGCTGGAGGACTCCGGACTACCCTCGCGATCAGTACGAGATCGATCACCACGTCGCCGCCTCGTCGAATCACGAGGTGGTGGTCAAGCAGAACGCCAACATAATCGTGGACGGAGACAGTAACGAGAACGAGGAGGTGGTCATGGGCCAAAAGGAAGCTTCGTCTGAAAAACTCGCACCAACCACTGCGAACGTTCGTCCACCCGCGAATTCCTCTCTAGAACGTGTGAAAGAGAACGTGGACGAGGAGTCCTCCGAAAAGATGCACATAGTCGTTGCTAACTCGCCTGCCAGTCTCGATATCGAGTCTCAGAAGGCCAACAAAGGCCCGGTGGCCGTGGTGATGCCCATAAATTACTCCGAGAAGAAGCCAAACGTCTCTAGTTCAGACTCGATGCAATCCACCCCGAGCGTACCAACGAATTCGACGATGGAGGTCGAAGCGTCCAGCGAGAAGGCACCGAAAGCTCAGCCTCAGCCAGTCAGAAACTCTGTGACAATTTCTCCCGTCTTCTACGAGGATCCCCAGTCTTCTGCTGTTTCCCCTAATAGAATGATTCCCTCCCATCTTCAGCACCCAGTTTCTCAGCCCACAGGTATGCCTCCGCTCTCCAGGTTCCCTGTTAACCCGATGCACGCGTTTGGACCACCCCAAGCTCCTCTTCAATCCATGATGCACTCGCAGTCCAGGCCCAACCACGCCATGATGCACTTCCTGGGCAGTATGCGACCGAATCTAGGTTTTCGAATGCCAGGACCGATGTCCATGTTCCCACCTATGGCCCACATCCACGCGCCACCCGCCAAGCCCATGATGAATCACATGGGAGCAGCCTCCATGCCCATGGATCAGTCGCACCGACCCCCGCAGATGCAAGACTTCGCTATGGGGTTCACTAATCCACCTGCATCCTCGTCTCTGACCATCCAAGCGATGGGAGCGGAGGAACACCCCTTCGATCATCATCGGTCTCGCCTACCTGACACGACGACTCTGATCACCACTCCTACTCCATTCCTGCCAACCGCCAGCCCCACCGAGAATTCACCCGTCGTCGTGGACACCAAGGACACGGAGGTGAAGAATCAGTCACCCCTGGGATCGATACTAACCAACGAGAGGGAAGAGTCGACGCGTCCTCCAGCGACGACTGCTCCTCAAGTGACCACTGTACCAAGCCTTACCACGGATCCCATCTTCTCGCACTACAAACAACCCGCCAAGCCTCTGCGTGGGCCTATGTACCTCATTATCCAGGGCCACTCGAAGGTCAAGACATACAAGCCTACCGTGACCAAGCACGACCTACCGACGCAGAAGAACGAGATCGTAGAGGGCGTCACCGAGAGGCAGATCTCGAAGTTCGAGCAGTTCATCAAGGAGAACACGAAGAATATAAACGTTAACAACGTGAATGCCGAGAAGAAGAAGGCCGAGGAGAAGGCAAGGGCCGAGAAGCTCGCGCAAGCTCACCAGGACAGTCTGATGAGCCTCGTGGAGAGCGGTTTGGGCAGCTTCACGGTGTCGCCTTCGTCCTCGGCGACAGAGGAGGAGCACCAGGCCAACTCCGTGACGACGATCGAGATCAATGGCAACTAA